From Juglans regia cultivar Chandler chromosome 8, Walnut 2.0, whole genome shotgun sequence, the proteins below share one genomic window:
- the LOC109005118 gene encoding uncharacterized protein LOC109005118 — protein sequence MSMASSQQSFLTNALSSPPTHKPRTKILYPVKTISCRYPPHDHNDSRGKSVNQLGKLAIVTLAAGVLTLGSVHDASAAKSGGRVGGQAFRPSAPRSAPRINNNSRTNIYVNPPVAPPLVGGYGYGYGVPFYGGWGWSPFSFFAPGPSVAVGVGGGFDIFALFLFLGAITAVASRFTRRRDEDDEY from the exons ATGTCCATGGCATCATCTCAGCAAAGTTTCCTCACCAACGCCCTCAGCTCTCCACCGACCCACAAACCAAGGACAAAGATTCTCTACCCAGTTAAAACAATCTCATGCAGATACCCACCTCATGACCACAACGACTCTCGAGG GAAGAGTGTGAACCAGTTGGGAAAGCTGGCCATAGTAACACTGGCAGCTGGGGTGTTGACACTGGGCTCAGTTCATGATGCATCTGCTGCCAAGAGTGGCGGAAGAGTTGGCGGCCAGGCTTTCCGGCCATCGGCACCTCGGTCAGCCCCCAGAATCAACAATAATTCTAG GACCAACATTTACGTCAATCCTCCAGTTGCACCGCCTTTAGTTGGTGGGTACGGTTATGGTTATGGTGTACCTTTCTACGGTGGCTGGGGTTGGtcaccattttctttctttgcacCTGGTCCGAGTGTCGCCGTCGGCGTTGGAGGTGGATTTGACATTTTTgctctgtttctgtttcttggTGCTATAACTGCTGTTGCGAGCAGATTCACCCGACGaagagatgaagatgatgagtacTAG
- the LOC109005530 gene encoding homogentisate phytyltransferase 1, chloroplastic-like, whose amino-acid sequence MDSMLIGSFPRPSSLGIGGRERTDRFQKVFTPRCVSIPISASVGSHLAIKFSRCGGACNILERQSDIRSQQHLLEHSTRSFEERTKFYKRRDKTCLVNAASGYPLESEPEACKPKSIWDSLKNSLDAFYRFSRPHTVIGTALSIISVSLLAVERLSDISPLFFNGVVEALVAALLMNIYIVGLNQLSDIDIDKVNKPYLPLASGEYSVVTGVMIVTSFSILSFWLGWIVGSWPLFWALFISFLLGTAYSIDLPLMRWKRFAVVAAMCILVVRAVIVQLAFFLHIQTHVYKRPAVLSRPLIFATAFMSFFSVVIALFKDIPDIDGDKMYGIRSFSVHLGQKRVFWICISLLEMAYGVALLVGLASCCLWSRVITVLGHAILATTLWRRAKSIDLSSKAAITSFYMFIWKLFYAEYLLIPLVR is encoded by the exons ATGGATTCGATGCTTATTGGGTCCTTCCCAAGACCTTCTTCACTCGGTATCG GTGGGAGAGAACGGACTGATAGATTTCAGAAGGTTTTCACCCCAA GATGTGTCAGCATTCCAATTTCTGCTAGTGTAGGATCTCATTTAGCAATCAAGTTTTCAAGATGCGGCGGAGCATGTAACATTCTGGAGAGACAGTCAGACATCAGGTCTCAGCAGCATCTTTTAGAGCATAGTACCAGAAGCTTTGAGGAAAGAACTAAATTTTACAAGAGGCGTGATAAAACATGCTTGGTGAATGCAGCCTCTGGATACCCTCTGGAGTCCGAGCCTGAAGCTTGTAAACCGAAAAGCATTTGGGACTCATTAAAAAACTCCTTGGATGCTTTTTACCGGTTTTCTCGTCCACACACGGTCATAGGCACA GCATTAAGCATAATCTCAGTCTCTCTCCTTGCAGTCGAGAGGCTCTCAGATATATCTCCATTGTTTTTCAATGGGGTAGTGGAG GCCTTGGTTGCTGCCCTATTAATGAACATTTACATTGTTGGTCTGAATCAGTTATCTGACATTGATATAGACAAG GTTAACAAGCCATATCTTCCATTAGCATCAGGGGAATATTCAGTTGTAACCGGTGTCATGATTGTGACGTCTTTCTCCATTCTG AGTTTTTGGCTTGGATGGATTGTGGGTTCATGGCCATTGTTTTGGGCTCTCTTCATCAGTTTTTTACTTGGAACTGCTTATTCAATAGAT TTGCCCCTAATGAGATGGAAGAGATTTGCAGTAGTTGCTGCAATGTGCATCCTGGTTGTGCGGGCGGTGATTGTTCAGCTTGCATTTTTTCTACATATTCAG ACCCATGTATACAAAAGACCTGCTGTCTTGTCAAGGCCACTGATTTTCGCTACTGCATTCATGAGCTTTTTTTCGGTTGTTATAGCATTATTCAAG GACATACCCGATATTGATGGAGATAAGATGTATGGCATCCGCTCTTTTTCAGTGCATTTGGGTCAAAAGCGG GTATTTTGGATTTGCATTTCACTTCTTGAAATGGCTTATGGTGTTGCCCTTTTAGTCGGTCTAGCATCTTGCTGCCTCTGGAGTAGAGTCATCACG GTTTTGGGACATGCAATTTTGGCTACAACCCTTTGGAGACGTGCCAAATCTATTGATCTGAGCAGCAAAGCTGCAATCACATCTTTCTACATGTTTATTTGGAAG CTCTTCTATGCTGAGTATTTACTCATTCCACTTGTGAGGTGA